The proteins below come from a single Jaculus jaculus isolate mJacJac1 chromosome 12, mJacJac1.mat.Y.cur, whole genome shotgun sequence genomic window:
- the Got1l1 gene encoding putative aspartate aminotransferase, cytoplasmic 2: MSSLSLFKDVPFAEKLEGSLLKAYKQDDYPKKLFLAYRVCMTDDGHPWVSLVVQKIRLQIAQDPSLNYEYLPMMGMKSFIQASLELLFGKHSQAIVENRVGGVHTVGDSGAFQLGAQFLRIWRGDAQTVCIISAQKELYGPVFQAIGFTVYEYCIWNPKKLFTDPDIFLEVVEHIPVGCVLVIGNIVDCRLTQSQWIKLMSIIKSKQIFLFFDIPCQGLSTGDLEEDSRILKHFVSVGFEFFCSQSLSKNFGIYDEGVGVLVVAALSNRHLLCVLSQLMNYAQALWLNPPATGARIITSILCNHALLVEWKKSLEGIVENIMLIKEKVKEKLRLLGTPGSWDHITEQSGSHGYLGLNYQQVEYLVKKKHIYIPKNSRINFTCINTSNISYITQSIHEAVIFTRDSQAS; this comes from the exons ATGTCCAGCCTTTCTTTGTTCAAGGATGTGCCCTTTGCCGAGAAGCTAGAAGGCAGCTTGCTAAAGGCTTATAAACAAGATGACTACCCTAAAAAACTGTTCCTGGCCTACAGAG TCTGTATGACCGATGACGGCCACCCCTGGGTCTCTCTCGTGGTGCAAAAAATCCGTCTGCAGATCGCACAGGATCCCTCTCTGAACTATGAATACTTGCCCATGATGGGCATGAAATCATTCATCCAGGCCTCCTTGGAACTTCTCTTTGGAAAGCACAGCCAAGCCATTGTGGAGAACAGG GTAGGGGGCGTGCACACTGTTGGTGACAGCGGGGCCTTCCAGCTTGGGGCCCAGTTCCTCAGGATTTGGCGTGGAGATGCTCAAACAGTTTGTATCATCTCAGCTCAAAAAG AACTGTATGGACCCGTCTTCCAGGCCATAGGCTTCACGGTTTATGAATACTGCATCTGGAACCCCAAGAAGCTGTTTACAGACCCGGACATATTCCTCGAAGTGGTTGAG CATATCCCAGTGGGCTGCGTCCTTGTAATTGGGAACATTGTCGACTGCAGGTTGACACAAAGTCAGTGGATAAAGTTGATGTCCATCATTAAG AGCAAGCAGATATTCCTATTTTTTGACATTCCCTGTCAAGGCTTATCCACTGGTGACCTGGAAGAAGATTCTAGAATCTTAAAACACTTTGTGTCTGTAGGCTTTGAGTTCTTCTGCAGCCAGTCTCTGTCCAAGAATTTTGGCATTTATG ATGAAGGAGTGGGGGTGCTCGTCGTGGCAGCGCTGAGCAACAGACACTTGCTGTGCGTCCTCTCGCAGCTGATGAACTACGCCCAGGCACTGTGGCTGAACCCTCCTGCCACAGGCGCGCGCATCATCACCTCCATCCTCTGCAACCACGCTCTGCTGGTAGAATG GAAGAAAAGTCTGGAAGGGATTGTAGAAAACATCATGCTGATCAAGGAGAAAGTGAAGGAGAAGCTCCGACTCCTGGGGACTCCTGGTTCCTGGGATCACATCACTGAACAGAGTGGGTCCCATGGCTATCTGGGACTCAATT ATCAACAGGTGGAATATCTAGTCAAGAAGAAGCATATCTACATCCCCAAGAACAGTCGGATTAACTTCACCTGCATCAACACCAGCAACATCAGTTACATCACCCAGAGTATCCATGAGGCAGTGATCTTCACAAGAGACTCACAGGCATCTTAA